From Macaca mulatta isolate MMU2019108-1 chromosome 1, T2T-MMU8v2.0, whole genome shotgun sequence, the proteins below share one genomic window:
- the LOC114678388 gene encoding large ribosomal subunit protein eL37-like: FGKCCNRTHALCHRCGVKAYHLQKLTCGKCGYPAKRRRTYNWSAKAKRRNATRTSQTRHLKIVHHRFRHGFHEGTTPKPTSTAVGASRSA, from the coding sequence TTTGGAAAGTGTTGCAATAGGACACACGCGCTGTGCCACCGCTGTGGCGTGAAGGCCTACCACCTTCAGAAGTTGACCTGTGGCAAATGTGGCTATCCCGCCAAGCGCAGGAGGACGTATAACTGGAGTGCCAAGGCTAAAAGACGAAATGCCACCAGGACCAGCCAAACGAGGCACCTAAAAATTGTACACCACAGATTCAGGCATGGATTCCACGAGGGAACAACACCTAAGCCTACGAGCACAGCTGTTGGAGCATCTCGATCAGCTTAA